A genomic window from Arthrobacter sp. FW305-BF8 includes:
- a CDS encoding ABC-F family ATP-binding cassette domain-containing protein: MAHIDVSGIDYFLSDGTQLLNGVTFKVPDGTKTALIGPNGTGKTTLFRIISGDLTPDEGVIGRSGNMGIMRQFVGQVRDDSTVRDLLVSAAPPALADAARAVDEAELAMMEHDDEPSQMRYAQAIVDWGDAGGYDVETVWDEVCMAALGLPFDRAQHRRASTLSGGEQKRLVLEALFAGPDELLLLDEPDNYLDVPGKRWLEDKLNESKKTVFFISHDRELLNNAAGRIVTLEPGINGAGAWIHGGGFGSYVEARADRNARFEELRKRWDEEHAKLKELVNMYKNKAAFRSDMANRYHAAQTRLAKFLEVGPPEALPIEQNVQMRLKGGRTAKRAIVAEKLELTGLMRPFSTEIWFGDRVGVLGSNGSGKSHFLRLLATGGTDPEREHLPVSDVEIAEVPHEGTVKLGARIRPGFFAQTHVRPDLMNRTLLEILHRGDEHRSGLGREAAAGALDGYGLAGQSEQKYESLSGGQQARFQILLLQLSGATLLLLDEPTDNLDLHSAEALERAIDHFEGTVLAVTHDRWFARTFDRFLVFGSDGKVYESAEPVWDEKRVERAR; the protein is encoded by the coding sequence GTGGCCCATATTGACGTTTCCGGCATTGACTACTTCCTCTCCGACGGCACCCAGCTGCTCAACGGGGTGACCTTCAAGGTCCCGGATGGCACCAAGACGGCGCTCATCGGTCCCAACGGCACGGGAAAAACCACCCTGTTCCGCATCATCTCCGGTGACCTGACCCCGGACGAAGGCGTGATCGGCCGCTCCGGAAACATGGGCATCATGCGTCAGTTCGTGGGTCAGGTCCGGGATGACTCCACGGTCCGCGACCTCCTCGTATCTGCCGCACCGCCGGCGCTGGCGGACGCCGCCCGCGCCGTGGATGAGGCGGAGCTGGCCATGATGGAGCACGACGACGAGCCCAGCCAGATGCGGTACGCCCAGGCGATCGTCGACTGGGGAGATGCCGGCGGGTACGACGTCGAAACCGTCTGGGACGAGGTGTGCATGGCCGCTCTGGGCCTGCCCTTTGACCGCGCGCAGCACCGCCGCGCGTCCACGCTGTCCGGCGGCGAGCAGAAGCGCCTGGTGCTGGAGGCCCTCTTTGCTGGCCCCGATGAACTCCTGCTCCTCGACGAACCGGACAACTACCTCGACGTCCCGGGAAAGCGCTGGCTCGAGGACAAGCTCAACGAATCGAAGAAGACAGTCTTCTTCATCAGCCACGACCGGGAGCTGCTGAACAACGCCGCCGGCCGCATCGTCACGCTTGAACCCGGCATCAACGGGGCCGGGGCCTGGATCCACGGCGGTGGTTTCGGGTCCTACGTCGAGGCACGGGCGGACCGTAACGCGCGCTTCGAGGAGCTGCGGAAGCGCTGGGACGAGGAGCACGCAAAGCTCAAGGAACTCGTCAACATGTACAAGAACAAGGCCGCCTTCCGCTCGGACATGGCCAACCGCTACCACGCAGCCCAGACCCGCCTGGCCAAGTTCCTTGAGGTCGGCCCGCCCGAAGCCCTGCCCATCGAGCAGAACGTCCAGATGAGGCTCAAGGGCGGCCGCACCGCCAAGCGCGCCATCGTCGCCGAAAAGCTGGAGCTGACCGGCCTCATGAGGCCCTTCTCCACCGAGATCTGGTTCGGGGACCGGGTGGGCGTGCTGGGCTCCAACGGCTCCGGCAAGTCGCACTTCCTGCGGCTGCTCGCCACCGGCGGCACGGATCCGGAGCGGGAACACCTTCCGGTGTCCGACGTCGAAATCGCCGAGGTGCCCCACGAGGGCACCGTGAAGCTTGGCGCCCGTATCCGTCCCGGGTTCTTCGCGCAGACCCACGTCCGGCCCGACCTCATGAACCGCACGTTGCTCGAAATCCTGCACCGCGGCGACGAGCACCGTTCCGGCCTGGGCCGCGAAGCCGCCGCCGGTGCCCTGGATGGCTACGGCCTCGCCGGGCAATCCGAGCAGAAATACGAATCCCTCTCCGGCGGCCAGCAGGCGCGGTTCCAGATCCTGCTGCTGCAGCTCTCCGGTGCCACGCTGCTCCTGCTGGACGAGCCCACCGACAACCTCGACCTGCACTCGGCCGAGGCGCTGGAGCGGGCCATCGACCACTTCGAGGGCACGGTCCTGGCCGTCACCCACGACCGCTGGTTCGCGCGCACCTTTGACCGTTTCCTGGTCTTCGGCTCCGACGGCAAGGTGTACGAGTCCGCCGAACCCGTCTGGGACGAGAAGCGGGTGGAGCGCGCCCGCTAA
- a CDS encoding penicillin-binding transpeptidase domain-containing protein: MGNTKKLSLVLAGLILSGSLAACDDGRGGAEAAAKQLASAVAGLDLRPVAFDGRDSAVANDQLNQVFKALAPAKPSVEAGELTLDGDTARIPLNYSWKISTGEWKYTVSADLRKSGDKWLTVWSPGLLVPNLAEGEILSKATQSSPRADILGAGNQKLVTLRPVVKVGIDKPQLAGADAADSATKLAKLVGVDPAAYVQQVEASGAEAFVPAITLRNTSDRAVTDAEIEAIPGGRAIPDELPLAPTRNFARAVLGTVGEASAEQIEKSNGTLTAGDVIGTGGLQQQYDAQLRGTDGTVVRVQRADLTREEIQAAPTDPRRTVFEVQGVPGTPLQTTLDTKLQQLAEDTLADIKPASAIVAIRPSTGAVLAAASGPGSNGYNTAMLGQYAPGSTFKVVDSLAMMRNGFTPDSTVECTPTLTVDGRKFKNAEGYPKDSLGSVTLRDAFAHSCNTAFIAARDKVTQAQLESAATSLGVAVEAPKLGAEAFLGSVPGEAEGTEHAAAMIGQGRVLMSPLSAAVMAGSVAKGSPVSPVLVEETAPATSSASPAPTPEGSAPSSTVTAEAPAKTAQTPVTKAEAAALADMMRAVVTSGHAGFLAEVPGEPVGAKTGTAEFGNANPPKTHAWIIAVHGDLAVAVFVEDGGLGATTSGPLLKEFLTAAG, encoded by the coding sequence GTGGGGAACACTAAAAAACTTTCACTTGTCCTTGCTGGTCTCATACTCAGCGGCTCACTGGCGGCCTGCGACGACGGCCGCGGCGGCGCAGAAGCAGCTGCGAAGCAGCTGGCCTCCGCCGTCGCCGGCCTGGACCTCCGCCCGGTGGCCTTCGACGGCCGCGACTCGGCGGTGGCCAACGACCAGCTCAACCAGGTCTTCAAGGCGCTGGCGCCGGCCAAGCCTTCCGTCGAAGCGGGCGAGCTGACGCTCGACGGGGACACCGCCCGCATCCCGCTGAACTACAGCTGGAAGATTTCCACCGGCGAGTGGAAGTACACCGTCTCAGCCGACCTGCGGAAATCCGGGGACAAGTGGCTTACCGTCTGGTCGCCCGGGCTACTCGTCCCCAACCTGGCCGAAGGGGAGATTCTCAGCAAGGCCACCCAGTCGTCTCCGCGCGCCGACATTCTCGGTGCCGGCAACCAGAAGCTCGTGACGTTGCGCCCGGTGGTCAAAGTTGGCATTGACAAGCCACAGCTGGCCGGCGCCGATGCCGCGGATTCCGCCACCAAGCTCGCCAAGCTGGTGGGCGTGGATCCCGCGGCCTACGTGCAGCAGGTGGAGGCGTCCGGCGCGGAAGCGTTCGTTCCGGCCATCACCCTGCGCAACACCAGCGACCGCGCCGTGACCGATGCCGAGATCGAAGCGATTCCGGGGGGCCGGGCCATCCCGGACGAACTGCCGCTCGCACCGACACGGAACTTCGCCCGGGCTGTCCTCGGCACGGTAGGCGAAGCCAGCGCCGAGCAAATTGAAAAGTCCAACGGGACCCTGACCGCTGGTGACGTGATCGGCACCGGCGGACTCCAGCAGCAGTACGACGCCCAGCTCCGCGGCACGGACGGCACCGTCGTCCGGGTGCAGCGCGCCGATCTGACCCGGGAGGAGATCCAGGCCGCACCCACGGACCCCCGGCGCACCGTCTTTGAGGTGCAGGGCGTCCCCGGCACGCCGTTGCAGACCACCCTCGACACGAAGCTGCAGCAGCTCGCCGAGGACACCCTGGCCGACATCAAGCCGGCGTCCGCCATCGTGGCGATCCGGCCGTCCACGGGAGCGGTTCTGGCCGCCGCATCCGGACCCGGAAGCAACGGCTACAACACCGCCATGCTCGGCCAGTACGCGCCGGGATCCACCTTCAAGGTGGTGGACTCCCTCGCAATGATGCGAAACGGGTTCACCCCCGATTCCACCGTTGAATGCACGCCCACGCTCACCGTCGACGGCAGGAAATTCAAGAACGCCGAGGGCTATCCCAAGGACTCCCTCGGATCCGTGACCCTGCGTGACGCCTTCGCACACTCCTGCAACACCGCCTTCATTGCCGCCCGGGACAAGGTCACCCAGGCCCAGCTCGAGTCGGCCGCCACCTCACTCGGGGTAGCCGTGGAGGCTCCGAAGCTGGGCGCCGAGGCGTTCCTTGGCTCAGTTCCCGGCGAGGCTGAGGGTACCGAACACGCGGCAGCAATGATCGGCCAGGGCCGGGTGCTGATGTCACCGCTGTCAGCAGCCGTGATGGCAGGCTCGGTGGCCAAGGGCTCGCCCGTGTCCCCGGTCTTGGTGGAGGAGACGGCTCCGGCAACGTCGTCGGCCAGCCCGGCGCCGACCCCGGAAGGTTCCGCCCCGTCGTCGACCGTCACAGCTGAAGCCCCCGCCAAGACCGCCCAGACGCCCGTCACCAAAGCGGAGGCCGCGGCCCTCGCAGACATGATGCGGGCGGTGGTGACTTCCGGCCACGCCGGGTTCCTGGCCGAGGTCCCCGGCGAACCCGTGGGCGCCAAAACGGGAACCGCTGAGTTCGGCAACGCCAACCCGCCCAAGACGCACGCCTGGATCATCGCCGTGCACGGGGACCTGGCGGTTGCCGTTTTCGTTGAGGACGGCGGCCTCGGCGCCACCACCTCCGGCCCGTTGCTGAAGGAGTTCCTGACCGCCGCCGGCTGA
- a CDS encoding phytoene desaturase family protein produces MPDVAVVGSGPNGLAAAVVMARAGLKVHVHEAADQLGGGSRTSQVIEEGHWHDVCSAVHPMALASPFFRAFELARRVDLRLPPVQFGSPLHGGRSALAYRSLDRTADELGRDGRAYRRLVAPLVRHIDGIVQTTSDQLLRVPGHPLAAAVLGLRTLEQGSPTWNLRFREDRAPALVSGVAAHVVGRLPSLSGAGAGLLLNALAHSGGWPIPVGGSSAIAEAMATDIEAHGGVLQTGFRVTSLAELEPAKAVLLDVAPPALSRIAGSRLPASYRRTLESFRFGNGACKVDFILSGPVPWTAAELAGAGTVHVGGTRAEMAQAENAVSQGRHPERPYVLVSQPSVVDAGRAPQGRHILWTYCHVPAGSTADMGQAVMDQLERFAPGFRDLVVRHKVTTAAELAAYNENYVGGDFSAGLLDPRGLIQRPVVSPVPWRTPARGVYLCSSSTPPGPGVTGMPGYHAAKHALNDIFGLDVPALGL; encoded by the coding sequence ATGCCTGACGTCGCCGTCGTTGGTTCCGGACCTAACGGACTCGCCGCCGCCGTCGTCATGGCGCGGGCGGGACTCAAAGTGCATGTGCATGAGGCCGCGGACCAGCTCGGCGGGGGATCCCGGACGTCCCAGGTCATAGAGGAAGGGCATTGGCACGACGTCTGCTCCGCCGTTCACCCCATGGCGCTCGCCTCGCCCTTTTTCCGGGCCTTCGAACTGGCGCGGCGGGTGGACCTGCGGCTTCCGCCGGTGCAGTTCGGCTCCCCGTTGCACGGTGGCCGCTCGGCCCTGGCGTACCGGTCGCTCGACCGCACCGCCGACGAGTTGGGCCGGGACGGCCGCGCCTACCGCAGGCTCGTCGCTCCGCTGGTGCGGCACATTGACGGGATTGTGCAGACCACGTCGGACCAGCTGCTGAGGGTTCCCGGCCACCCGCTGGCCGCCGCCGTTCTGGGTCTGCGGACCCTTGAGCAGGGATCCCCGACGTGGAATTTACGGTTCCGGGAGGATCGGGCGCCCGCCCTTGTCAGCGGTGTGGCAGCCCACGTCGTGGGGCGCCTGCCGTCACTGTCCGGGGCGGGGGCCGGCCTGTTACTCAACGCTTTGGCGCACAGCGGGGGCTGGCCCATTCCAGTGGGCGGATCGTCTGCGATCGCCGAAGCGATGGCCACAGACATCGAAGCCCACGGCGGCGTCCTGCAGACGGGATTCCGCGTAACGTCGCTGGCGGAGCTCGAGCCGGCGAAGGCGGTGCTGCTGGACGTTGCGCCTCCCGCCCTCTCACGCATCGCCGGCAGCCGCCTGCCCGCCTCCTACCGCCGCACGCTGGAGTCCTTCCGGTTCGGCAACGGTGCGTGCAAAGTGGACTTCATCCTGTCCGGGCCCGTGCCGTGGACCGCTGCGGAACTGGCAGGGGCCGGAACGGTGCACGTGGGGGGCACACGGGCGGAGATGGCCCAGGCGGAGAACGCCGTGTCCCAGGGCCGGCATCCGGAGCGTCCCTACGTCCTGGTTTCGCAGCCATCAGTCGTCGATGCCGGCCGCGCGCCGCAGGGCAGACATATCCTCTGGACCTACTGCCATGTCCCTGCGGGGTCCACGGCGGACATGGGCCAGGCCGTCATGGACCAGCTGGAACGCTTCGCGCCCGGGTTCCGTGACCTGGTGGTGCGGCACAAGGTGACGACGGCGGCCGAGTTGGCTGCCTACAACGAGAACTACGTCGGCGGCGACTTCAGCGCCGGCCTCCTGGATCCCCGGGGCCTGATCCAGCGTCCGGTCGTCTCGCCCGTTCCATGGCGCACTCCCGCGCGCGGCGTATATCTCTGCTCCTCCTCGACGCCGCCGGGACCGGGCGTCACCGGCATGCCCGGATACCACGCGGCGAAACACGCGCTCAACGACATATTTGGGCTGGACGTCCCTGCCCTTGGCCTCTAG
- a CDS encoding glycosyltransferase family 87 protein, with protein MQETQPPPDRKLARLVVPSRSDRLLHNFTELIGGPLGQRSAPGVVAPGFFTVERVLIILTVLAALAAIAVKDYCRVNGWETPSQFYATCYSDFPELFRNRGLGDGAFPFFTPDAFFEYPVLMGLIAGITARLVPGEGVTDARILGYFDVNATLIAAVWIVTVLATARVVRRRPWDAAMVALAPGIVLAGVINWDMWAVAMLALGMYFLSRERLVLAGVLIGLGTATKLYPVLVFGAIFLLALRTGKIRAFLVPAASAAAAWLAVNLPIAARDPAGWKYFFEFTQDRPAGYSSPWFAYNLVAGRVRWALLTPEAINTLALNVFLLACVLIAVLALTAPQRPRIAQLTFLIVAAFILTNKVYSPQFVLWLVPLLALARPKWRDFLVWQGIEGLHWAAIWMYLGQVTSGGVSQHNIDMPYYVLAVVAHMLATAYLMLRVAWDIWDPRYDPIRRHAMDDPQGGPFDNAPDRLRIDLLRPSASLVPWRTVDRDA; from the coding sequence ATGCAGGAGACACAGCCGCCGCCCGATCGAAAGCTCGCGCGCCTGGTGGTGCCGAGCCGCAGCGACCGGCTCCTGCACAACTTCACCGAGCTCATCGGAGGGCCCCTGGGCCAGCGGTCTGCCCCTGGGGTGGTCGCGCCCGGCTTCTTCACAGTGGAACGCGTGCTGATCATCCTGACCGTGCTCGCCGCCCTCGCTGCGATCGCCGTCAAGGATTACTGCCGGGTGAACGGCTGGGAGACGCCGTCACAGTTCTACGCGACCTGCTATTCGGACTTCCCGGAACTGTTCCGCAACCGGGGCCTGGGCGACGGAGCCTTTCCGTTTTTCACACCGGACGCCTTTTTCGAGTATCCGGTCCTGATGGGCCTGATTGCCGGCATCACGGCCCGCCTCGTGCCCGGCGAGGGAGTCACCGACGCCCGCATCCTCGGCTACTTCGATGTCAACGCCACCCTGATCGCCGCCGTCTGGATTGTCACCGTGCTGGCCACGGCCCGCGTTGTCCGCCGGCGGCCCTGGGACGCGGCCATGGTGGCCCTGGCTCCGGGCATCGTCCTCGCCGGAGTGATCAACTGGGACATGTGGGCTGTGGCAATGCTGGCCCTCGGCATGTACTTCCTCTCCCGGGAGCGGCTGGTCCTGGCCGGCGTCCTGATCGGCCTGGGGACTGCCACCAAGCTCTATCCCGTCCTTGTCTTCGGCGCCATCTTCCTGCTGGCCCTGCGCACAGGGAAGATCCGGGCCTTCCTGGTCCCGGCAGCGTCCGCCGCTGCGGCCTGGCTCGCCGTCAACCTGCCCATTGCCGCGCGGGACCCGGCCGGCTGGAAGTACTTCTTCGAGTTCACGCAGGACCGTCCCGCCGGCTACAGCTCGCCCTGGTTCGCATACAACCTGGTGGCCGGGCGGGTGCGCTGGGCGCTCCTTACTCCGGAGGCCATCAACACGCTGGCCCTGAATGTGTTCCTGCTTGCGTGCGTCCTCATTGCGGTCCTGGCCCTGACCGCCCCGCAACGGCCGCGGATTGCGCAGCTGACCTTCCTGATCGTGGCGGCCTTCATCCTCACCAACAAGGTCTACTCACCCCAGTTTGTCCTGTGGCTGGTGCCGCTGCTCGCCCTCGCCCGGCCGAAGTGGCGTGACTTCCTGGTCTGGCAGGGCATCGAGGGGCTGCACTGGGCCGCCATCTGGATGTATCTTGGCCAAGTGACCAGCGGCGGCGTATCACAGCACAACATCGACATGCCCTACTACGTCCTGGCCGTCGTCGCCCATATGCTCGCAACTGCATATCTCATGCTGCGGGTCGCCTGGGACATCTGGGACCCCCGCTACGATCCGATCCGGCGGCACGCGATGGACGACCCACAGGGCGGTCCCTTCGACAACGCACCGGACAGGCTGCGGATCGATCTGCTCCGTCCCTCCGCGTCTCTCGTTCCGTGGCGGACGGTGGACCGTGATGCCTGA
- a CDS encoding histidine phosphatase family protein, with product MNAANIARPQLWILRHGETEWSKSGQYTGLTDLPLTVEGEQQAVEARRILDSVDFDLVLTSPLRRARRTAELAGFPDAVHEPLAVEWDYGDYEGISSDLIRKDNPDYLIWTHGVPNGEKLHDVAARADKIVARVLESGLDNVLIVAHGHFSRILTARWLELEPEEGRHFILGTAKVCTLGWDKRTPAIVRWGL from the coding sequence GTGAACGCCGCCAACATCGCCCGACCCCAGCTCTGGATCCTGCGGCACGGTGAAACTGAATGGTCCAAGAGTGGCCAATACACCGGGCTGACGGACCTGCCCCTGACGGTGGAGGGCGAGCAGCAGGCGGTCGAGGCGCGCAGGATCCTCGACAGCGTTGATTTTGATCTGGTCCTGACCTCTCCGCTGCGCCGCGCCCGGCGCACCGCGGAACTCGCCGGTTTTCCGGATGCCGTCCACGAACCGCTGGCCGTGGAATGGGACTACGGCGACTATGAGGGCATCAGCTCGGACCTGATCCGCAAGGACAACCCTGACTACCTGATCTGGACGCACGGGGTTCCCAACGGCGAGAAGCTGCATGATGTGGCTGCCCGGGCAGACAAGATCGTGGCCCGGGTCCTGGAGTCAGGGCTGGACAATGTCCTGATTGTGGCCCATGGCCACTTTTCCCGCATCCTCACCGCCCGCTGGCTCGAACTCGAACCTGAAGAGGGACGGCACTTCATTCTGGGAACAGCAAAAGTTTGCACCCTGGGCTGGGACAAAAGAACACCCGCCATTGTCCGCTGGGGCCTGTAA
- a CDS encoding CCA tRNA nucleotidyltransferase, whose amino-acid sequence MAHAHQKTDLHTVDFQVDPVVLELGQRFVDAGHELSLVGGPVRDLFLGRASPDLDFTTDATPDQTVALIKKWADNFWEIGRAFGTIGMRKAGFQIEITTYRAEAYDPESRKPVVAFGSSLTDDLLRRDFTINAMALRLPSLELVDPFGGVRDLHASVLATPGAPEASFSDDPLRMMRAARFASQLGVSVRDDVRVAMTRMAERISIISAERVRDELVKLVCGQHPRVGIDLLVDTGLAEFVLPEVSALRLEADEHHRHKDVYQHSLQVLEQAAALETDSDGAVPGPDFVLRFAALMHDVGKPATRRFEPGGAVSFRHHDMVGSKLTTKRMKSLRFDNDTIKAVARLVELHMRFYGYGDAGWTDSAVRRYVTDAGPLLERLHRLTRSDVTTRNQRKADRLSFAYDDLESRIAALREQESLDAVRPDLNGAEIMALLDLKPGPVVGRAYKFLLEERMENGPLDPADAESRLRAWWAEQPEAVALATSESPDSPADVESSLTEESK is encoded by the coding sequence ATGGCGCACGCACATCAAAAGACTGATCTTCACACCGTTGACTTCCAGGTGGACCCGGTGGTGCTGGAGCTCGGGCAGCGGTTCGTGGACGCCGGTCATGAACTGTCGCTCGTCGGCGGCCCGGTCCGGGACCTCTTCCTGGGCCGCGCCTCCCCCGACCTCGATTTCACGACGGATGCGACGCCGGACCAGACCGTGGCGCTGATCAAGAAGTGGGCGGACAACTTCTGGGAGATCGGCCGCGCCTTCGGAACCATCGGCATGCGCAAGGCCGGCTTCCAGATCGAAATCACCACCTACCGTGCCGAAGCCTACGACCCCGAGTCCCGGAAACCCGTGGTGGCCTTTGGTTCCTCCCTCACGGACGACCTGCTGCGCCGCGACTTCACCATCAACGCCATGGCCCTGCGGCTGCCTTCGCTGGAACTGGTGGACCCTTTCGGCGGAGTCCGCGACCTGCACGCCTCCGTGTTGGCCACCCCGGGCGCTCCCGAGGCATCCTTCTCCGACGATCCCCTGCGGATGATGCGGGCCGCGCGGTTTGCATCCCAGCTGGGGGTGTCCGTGCGGGACGACGTCCGCGTCGCCATGACCCGGATGGCCGAGCGGATCAGCATTATCTCGGCCGAGCGCGTCCGCGATGAACTGGTCAAACTCGTGTGCGGGCAGCATCCCCGCGTGGGCATCGACCTGCTGGTGGACACCGGCCTCGCCGAGTTCGTGCTCCCCGAGGTGTCCGCGCTCCGGCTCGAAGCAGACGAACACCACCGCCACAAGGACGTCTACCAGCACTCCCTCCAGGTCCTGGAGCAGGCAGCTGCGCTGGAGACTGATTCCGACGGTGCCGTCCCCGGCCCTGACTTTGTCCTCAGGTTTGCGGCGCTGATGCACGACGTCGGGAAGCCGGCTACGCGCCGGTTCGAACCGGGCGGTGCGGTCAGCTTCCGCCACCACGACATGGTGGGGTCCAAACTGACGACGAAGCGGATGAAAAGCCTGCGCTTCGACAACGACACCATCAAGGCGGTGGCCCGCCTCGTGGAACTGCACATGCGTTTCTACGGCTACGGCGATGCCGGCTGGACCGACTCGGCTGTGCGCCGTTACGTGACTGACGCCGGGCCCCTGCTGGAGCGCCTGCACCGCCTCACCCGCTCCGACGTCACCACCCGCAACCAGCGCAAAGCTGACCGGCTGTCCTTTGCCTACGATGACCTCGAATCCCGGATTGCGGCCCTCCGCGAGCAGGAATCCCTGGACGCGGTCCGTCCGGACCTGAACGGCGCCGAAATCATGGCCCTGCTGGACCTCAAGCCCGGGCCCGTCGTGGGCAGGGCGTACAAGTTCCTGCTGGAGGAACGGATGGAAAACGGCCCGCTGGACCCTGCCGACGCCGAGTCCCGGCTCCGGGCCTGGTGGGCTGAGCAGCCCGAAGCCGTTGCCCTTGCGACATCTGAGTCCCCCGACTCTCCCGCCGACGTCGAATCTTCCCTAACCGAGGAGTCCAAGTGA
- a CDS encoding NUDIX hydrolase: protein MPSAIGAHVAPAPHSAPASLPTVEEVSAGGVVVDTSDDELRVAIIARLNRGGRLEWCLPKGHPEGRENNEEAAVREIAEETGIDGDILAPLGSIDYWFTVSGHRVHKTVHHYLLRATGGELTIENDPDKEAVDVAWVPIHELARKLSFPNERRIADLAREVLPEHL from the coding sequence TTGCCGTCGGCAATCGGTGCCCACGTCGCGCCTGCACCGCACTCGGCCCCGGCCTCGCTCCCCACCGTCGAGGAGGTCTCCGCCGGCGGCGTCGTGGTGGACACGTCTGACGACGAACTGAGGGTAGCGATTATTGCCCGCCTTAACAGGGGCGGACGGCTGGAGTGGTGCCTGCCCAAGGGCCACCCCGAGGGCCGGGAGAACAACGAGGAAGCCGCGGTCCGTGAGATTGCCGAGGAAACCGGCATCGACGGTGACATTCTGGCCCCGCTGGGCAGCATCGATTATTGGTTTACCGTCAGCGGGCACCGCGTCCACAAGACGGTGCACCACTACCTGCTGCGGGCCACCGGCGGTGAACTCACCATCGAAAACGATCCTGACAAGGAAGCGGTTGATGTTGCCTGGGTTCCCATCCACGAGCTCGCCCGCAAGCTTTCGTTCCCGAATGAACGCCGCATCGCCGACCTGGCACGCGAAGTACTTCCAGAGCACCTCTGA